The Apium graveolens cultivar Ventura chromosome 6, ASM990537v1, whole genome shotgun sequence genome contains a region encoding:
- the LOC141667307 gene encoding purple acid phosphatase 2-like encodes MGFPRIICIVVVLLLNTTVLCNGGITSSFVRKVEKTIDMPFHSDVFSVPPGYNAPQQVHITQGDHEGKAMIVSWVTMEEPGSSTVSYWSENSKHKNKAKGKFNTYKYYNYTSGYIHHCTIRNLKFDTKYYYEVGIGQTPRTFWFVTPPAVGPDVPYTFGLIGDLGQTYDSNSTLTHYEQNPTVGQAVLYVGDLSYADNHPNHDNVKWDTWGRFVERSTAYQPWIWTTGNHEIDYAPEIGESKPFKPFTHRYRTPHKASNSSDPFWYSIKRASAYIIVLSSYSAYGMYTPQYQWLYEELPKVNRSETPWLIVLVHSPWYNSYKYHYMEGESMRVMYEPWFVQYKVDIVFAGHVHAYERSERVSNIAYNIVNGICRPVSDPSAPMYITIGDGGNIEGLATIMTEPQPKYSAFREASFGHAILDIKNRTHAYYAWHRNHDGDAVKGDALWIFNRHWHQIDDSTTTHSG; translated from the exons ATGGGGTTCCCAAGAATCATTTGTATTGTAGTTGTGTTGTTGTTGAACACAACAGTGTTATGCAATGGAGGGATCACAAGCTCTTTTGTCAGGAAAGTTGAGAAAACCATTGATATGCCCTTTCATAGTGATGTTTTCAGTGTTCCTCCTGGCTATAATGCTCCTCAACAg GTTCATATAACTCAAGGAGATCATGAGGGGAAGGCAATGATAGTGTCGTGGGTTACTATGGAAGAGCCGGGTTCAAGCACGGTTTCTTATTGGAGTGAGAATAGCAAGCACAAGAACAAGGCAAAGGGGAAATTTAACACCTATAAATACTACAACTATACTTCCGGTTACATCCATCACTGCACTATCAGGAATTTAAAG TTTGATACGAAGTATTATTACGAGGTTGGCATTGGACAAACACCAAGAACTTTTTGGTTCGTGACTCCTCCTGCAGTTGGACCTGATGTTCCATATACTTTCGGTCTTATAG GGGATCTTGGTCAGACTTATGATTCAAATAGTACCCTTACACATTACGAACAAAATCCAACAGTAGGTCAAGCTGTTTTGTACGTGGGCGATCTATCTTATGCTGATAACCACCCAAATCATGACAATGTTAAGTGGGATACATGGGGAAGGTTCGTTGAGAGAAGTACAGCATATCAACCCTGGATATGGACTACTGGGAATCATGAGATAGATTACGCTCCTGAAATT GGTGAAAGCAAACCGTTCAAGCCTTTTACTCATCGTTATCGTACCCCTCACAAAGCATCAAACAGTAGTGATCCGTTTTGGTACTCAATCAAGAGAGCTTCAGCCTATATTATTGTTTTGTCCTCATACTCAGCATATG GCATGTACACTCCGCAATATCAATGGCTTTATGAGGAGCTACCAAAAGTCAACAGAAGTGAGACACCATGGTTAATTGTTCTAGTGCATTCCCCGTGGTATAATAGCTACAAGTATCATTATATGGAAGGTGAAAGTATGAGAGTGATGTATGAACCATGGTTTGTACAATACAAAGTTGACATCGTTTTTGCAGGACATGTTCATGCGTATGAACGATCA GAACGTGTATCGAATATTGCATATAACATTGTAAATGGAATTTGTCGTCCTGTAAGTGACCCATCTGCGCCAATGTACATAACCATTGGCGATGGAGGAAATATTGAAGGCTTGGCAACCAT TATGACAGAGCCACAACCAAAGTATTCAGCTTTTCGCGAGGCAAGCTTTGGCCATGCAATTCTTGATATCAAGAACAGGACCCATGCTTACTATGCTTGGCATCGTAATCATGATGGAGATGCTGTTAAGGGAGATGCTTTGTGGATTTTTAACCGACACTGGCATCAAATTGATGATTCTACAACTACACATTCGGGTTGA
- the LOC141668127 gene encoding protein CHROMATIN REMODELING 35-like, whose amino-acid sequence MDDSSLISPCPLSDFSPMPSPTAPDVYLKRNKRKASEDAAFSTPKISCCCHFTVGDLLKELETGKYGDVTKKMNDLYERRMASLEPFYKDLPKCSSSYRSVELDKGTKPSEAARQLTIIDSDEELGDQTPVLHQDVLFTDRFPPYVTKASADGFASIIDKKNIKKDNGDKTKEPGLVGETCTGKKGAYIGVEDNSTDEQCQNNASEDEEPSLVRETCIEKKGTYIGVEDESTDEDDEQCQNNDPELADMFQEMTFALESCKDASANASSDEYATDDEDDCDHSFILRDDIGYVCRICGYIQRKIDSIIEYQYAKKTSNRTYKYESQSARDEEANDILPGEMRSSGQYFAATEFFAHPRHSKLMKHHQVEGFNFLARNLVNDNPGGCILAHAPGSGKTFMIISFIQSFMAKYPSARPLVVLPKGILQTWKKEFLKWQVDDVPLLDFYSVNAKDRSQQLEVLKQWATTRSILFLGYTQFSSIVCDSTTNENNSACEKILVKQTSILIMDEGHTPRNENTDQLAALERVETPRKVVLSGTLYQNHVKEVFNILNLVRPRFLKLESCKDSKRRILSIIETTKKGNLLKKSNREFYEMVEESLLRDGNLDRKAHIIQGLRDMTSKVLHYYKGDFLDELPGLVDFTLFLNLSPQQKREVVELKKLRGRFKISSDGGSIYVHPNLKKLIKYTERKDRLDQVKIDKMLRHLDINAGVKAKFYLNLLRLCESAGEKLLVFSQYLPPMKFLERLTVKVKGWSPGKEIFMITGDLDNDARELNMGHFNDSSDSRVLFGSIKACSEGISLVGASRIIVLDVHLNPSVTRQAIGRAFRPGQVRKVYVYRLVAAESPEEEDHSTCFKKESIPKLWFEWNGVCRPEDFQLEKVDVTDCGDDFLETSRLHEDVHSLYRR is encoded by the exons ATGGACGACTCCTCGTTGATTTCTCCGTGTCCGCTTTCGGATTTTTCCCCAATGCCATCTCCCACGGCTCCAG ATGTGTATTTAAAAAGGAACAAAAGGAAAGCTAGTGAAGATGCAGCATTCAGCACCCCGAAAATCTCTTGTTGCTGTCATTTTACAGTAGGTGACCTCTTGAAGGAACTGGAGACGGGTAAATATGGGGATGTAACCAAAAAGATGAACGACCTTTACGAGCGCAGAATGGCTTCACTAGAGCCTTTTTATAAAGATTTACCCAAATGCTCGAGCAGCTACAGGTCAGTTGAACTGGATAAAGGAACCAAGCCTAGTGAAGCAGCACGTCAATTAACTATAATTGATTCAGACGAAGAGCTTGGAGATCAGACACCTGTCCTACATCAAGATGTCCTCTTTACTGATAGGTTTCCTCCTTATGTTACAAAG GCTTCTGCAGATGGTTTTGCAAGCATTATTGACAAAAAAAATATCAAGAAAGATAACGGCGATAAAACCAAAGAGCCTGGCCTTGTTGGTGAAACATGTACCGGAAAGAAAGGCGCTTACATTGGTGTAGAGGATAATTCGACTGATGAGCAATGTCAAAACAATGCTTCAGAAGACGAAGAGCCAAGCCTTGTTCGTGAAACATGTATTGAAAAGAAAGGCACTTACATTGGTGTAGAGGATGAGTcaactgatgaagatgatgaacAATGTCAAAATAATGATCCGGAGTTAGCCGATATGTTCCAAGAGATGACATTTGCACTAGAATCTTGCAAG GATGCCTCTGCAAATGCTTCGTCTGATGAGTATGCAACTGACGATGAAGATGATTGTGACCATTCATTTATCTTAAGGGATGACATTGGCTATGTTTGTCGTATATGTGGATATATTCAAAGAAAAATTGATTCCATAATTGAATACCAGTATGCAAAG AAAACAAGTAACAGGACGTATAAATATGAAAGTCAGTCCGCGAGAGATGAAGAGGCCAATGACATTCTACCTGGTGAGATGAGGTCATCTGGACAGTATTTTGCTGCAACTGAATTCTTCGCTCATCCAAGGCACAGCAAGTTAATGAAACATCATCAAGTTGAGGGCTTTAATTTTTTGGCGAGAAACCTTGTAAATGATAATCCAGGTGGCTGCATCCTGGCCCATGCTCCAGGATCTGGAAAAACTTTTATGATAATTAGTTTTATACAGAGTTTTATGGCAAAATACCCCTCAGCACGACCACTCGTAGTGCTACCCAAAGGTATCTTGCAAACTTGGAAGAAGGAATTTCTCAAATGGCAAGTAGATGATGTTCCTTTACTTGATTTTTATTCTGTGAATGCTAAAGATAGATCTCAGCAACTGGAAGTTCTAAAACAGTGGGCTACGACACGAAGTATTCTCTTCCTGGGTTATACACAGTTTTCTTCAATTGTATGTGACTCAACTACCAATGAAAATAATTCTGCCTGTGAAAAAATTCTGGTAAAGCAAACGTCAATTCTCATCATGGATGAAGGTCACACTCCTAGAAATGAGAATACTGATCAGTTGGCTGCCCTTGAAAGGGTTGAGACGCCTCGAAAGGTCGTGCTTTCTGGAACGCTTTACCAGAACCATGTTAAGGAGGTTTTCAACATTCTGAATCTTGTGCGGCCAAGGTTTTTGAAGCTGGAATCATGCAAGGATTCTAAAAGGCGTATATTGAGTATAATAGAAACCACAAAGAAAGGGAACTTGTTGAAGAAAAGTAATCGTGAGTTTTATGAGATGGTAGAAGAATCGCTCCTCAGGGATGGCAACCTTGACCGCAAGGCACACATCATACAAGGTCTTAGGGACATGACTAGCAAGGTTCTTCACTACTACAAGGGTGATTTCCTGGATGAACTGCCTGGTCTTGTAGATTTCACATTGTTTCTCAATCTCAGCCCACAACAGAAACGTGAAGTTGtagaactgaagaaattaagagGAAGATTCAAAATTAGCTCTGATGGAGGTTCAATCTATGTGCACCCAAATTTAAAAAAACTTATAAAGTACACTGAAAGAAAAGACAGACTTGATCAGGTCAAGATTGATAAGATGCTTCGGCATTTGGATATCAATGCAGGAGTAAAAGCCAAATTTTATCTTAATCTGCTTCGTTTGTGCGAGTCGGCCGGCGAGAAGCTCCTGGTGTTTAGTCAATACCTTCCTCCTATGAAATTCCTAGAAAGATTAACAGTGAAGGTTAAAGGTTGGAGTCCGGGCAAGGAGATCTTTATGATCACAGGTGATTTGGATAATGATGCTCGAGAATTGAACATGGGACACTTTAACGACTCTTCAGATTCCAGAGTTTTATTTGGATCTATTAAAGCCTGTAGTGAAGGTATATCACTTGTGGGGGCTTCTCGAATAATTGTACTGGACGTTCATTTAAACCCGTCAGTTACCCGCCAGGCAATTGGGCGTGCATTCCGACCAGGCCAGGTGAGAAAGGTGTACGTATACCGACTGGTTGCTGCAGAATCACCTGAAGAGGAAGACCACTCCACTTGTTTTAAGAAGGAATCTATTCCGAAGCTGTGGTTTGAATGGAATGGGGTCTGCCGTCCAGAAGATTTCCAGCTGGAGAAAGTTGACGTGACAGATTGTGGGGATGATTTCTTGGAGACCTCAAGGTTACATGAAGATGTTCATTCTCTTTACAGAAG GTAA